The following coding sequences are from one Salvia hispanica cultivar TCC Black 2014 chromosome 3, UniMelb_Shisp_WGS_1.0, whole genome shotgun sequence window:
- the LOC125216523 gene encoding protein FAR1-RELATED SEQUENCE 4-like: MGVAPKLIITDQDWGIKLAVQQVLLQTRHRWCMWHIMVKVSDKLPKSLLGNEDFKKELNACVWSDLLEPDEFDIIWNDIMERYGLEDVHWFGSMFEDREFWVPAYFRDFPMGSLLRTTSMSESENSFFKNYTKPRANLVQFINFFNYAVGDQRNANSRLNYLDYSTIPDLSTQLPIEKHASTIYTDSIFKHVQQEISMVCEIVSITTVEDNIKMHQVKDQYGRTWDVKYDCKQDTFDCSCKKFSRIGLLCCHIFCLLKNKSANLIPEKYFGRRWLKSSLLKAAHGLPSEEQQPFEHLDEKQEVKKKLFSNFYRLVQKSEGSMDHLSLLSAGLDDLEEHIFGNCAAPSVIEKKKMVEDFYGMAVPDVIDVHPPDVVSTKGSASGRVARRESAIRKANKPLRRCGKCHELGRHDSRNCGRVNEKTD; the protein is encoded by the exons ATGGGGGTAGCACCCAAATTGATTATCACTGATCAAGATTGGGGGATCAAACTTGCTGTTCAACAAGTACTTTTACAAACAAGGCACCGATGGTGTATGTGGCATATCATGGTTAAGGTGTCAGATAAGTTGCCCAAATCTTTACTTGGTAATGAAGATTTCAAAAAAGAGTTGAATGCATGTGTTTGGTCTGATTTGTTAGAGCCTGATGAGTTTGATATAATATGGAATGATATAATGGAACGGTATGGATTAGAAGACGTGCACTGGTTTGGATCAATGTTTGAAGATAGAGAATTCTGGGTTCCTGCTTATTTTCGAGATTTTCCCATGGGGTCGCTTCTTAGGACTACATCGATGTCTGAATCGGAGAATagcttttttaaaaactacacAAAGCCACGTGCAAATCTTGTACAGttcatcaatttctttaattatgcTGTGGGAGATCAAAGGAATGCCAATTCACGATTGAACTACTTGGATTACTCAACTATTCCTGATTTGTCAACCCAATTGCCTATTGAGAAGCATGCATCTACAATCTACACTGATTCTATTTTCAAACATGTACAACAGGAAATAAGTATGGTATGTGAGATTGTTTCTATAACTACTGTTGAGGATAACATCAAGATGCATCAGGTCAAGGACCAATATGGTAGAACATGGGATGTTAAGTATGATTGTAAGCAAGACACATTCGACTGTAGTTGCAAGAAGTTTTCCAGAATTGGTTTGTTATGTtgtcatatattttgtttgttgaagaatAAGTCTGCTAATCTCATTCCTGAGAAATATTTTGGTCGAAGGTGGTTGAAGAGCTCTTTACTAAAGGCAGCCCATGGTCTACCATCTGAGGAACAACAACCATTTGAAC ATTTGGATGAAAAGCAGGAAGTTAAGAAAAAGTTGTTCTCCAACTTTTATCGATTAGTCCAAAAGTCTGAGGGAAGTATGGATCATTTGTCTTTGTTAAGTGCTGGTCTTGATGATTTGGAAGAGcatatatttggaaattgtGCAGCACCTTCAGTCattgaaaagaagaagatggttgaggatttttatggaatggcAGTACCTGATGTAATTGATGTACATCCTCCAGACGTTGTTAGTACCAAAGGATCAGCTAGTGGCAGAGTAGCAAGGAGGGAGAGTGCAATAAGGAAAGCAAATAAGCCTCTACGACGGTGTGGTAAATGTCATGAGCTGGGTCGTCATGATTCAAGAAATTGTGGTAGAGTCAATGAGAAGACAGATTGA
- the LOC125208895 gene encoding serine/threonine-protein kinase TOUSLED-like isoform X1, producing MSDELILHSSNSSNQSGQSSKIAKLEARLVGKASSVAASQPQQDQTHLNSLTVPAQFGGAADGLPESLVDDSDDDNGGAYLILANTEKRQKIDEVCSLISVEQAQDSNFSGSTQLAAADAWHKNTEPIDNNKLGGDVSIRKQSRARATTSSGRGRGSRVSDQDGLVKEQLGHDGHPSREDEGTSLRAKVSAMVEELKKSREEVSDSRNKCERLEKELNNIRDYEQQMKPKRMKVIYELLMSVSKAERQEARMRVRQDSLRLGNIGEVRAGTIISEAWEGGQAMKDINAQLRSLMEMKEGIERHRKSLKKRPFDKGEVADADGRVQEEDILMQDEIFESRLASIKREEEAVLCERERHEFEKGRLICEMKRIRDEDGSRFNNFQILNVRYALLNLLGKGGFSEVYKAFDLVEYRYVACKLHGLSAQWSEEKKQSYIQHAIRKYNILKTLVHRHIVRLWDIFEIDHSTFCTVLEYCSGKDLDAVLKATPVLPEREARIIVVQIFQCLVYLNKRSVKIIHYDLKPGNVLFDEFGIAKVTDFGLSKIVEDNVGSQGVEITSHGAGTYWYLPPECFELNRIPLISSKVDVWSLGVLLYQMLFGRRPFGHDKSQERILCEDTIIQPPKVEFPSRPSVSNEAKDFICRCLTYNQAERPDVLAIAQDPYVIYTKK from the exons ATGTCGGACGAATTGATCTTGCATTCATCCAATTCCTCGAACCAATCGGGTCAGTCCTCTAAGATCGCGAAACTTGAAGCGAGATTGGTGGGCAAGGCTTCATCTGTAGCTGCCTCACAGCCGCAACAAGACCAGACGCACCTGAATTCGTTGACTGTGCCTGCCCAGTTTGGAGGTGCTGCGGATGGTCTGCCGGAGTCTTTAGTTGATGATTCTGATGATGAT AACGGAGGAGCCTATCTCATACTGGCAAATACTGAAAAGCGGCAGAAGATTGATGAAGTATGCAGCCTTATTTCTGTTGAACAAGCTCAG GACAGTAATTTTTCTGGAAGTACACAACTGGCAGCAGCTGATGCTTGGCACAAGAACACAGAACCAATTGACAACAACAAGCTAGGTGGTGATGTAAGTATAAGAAAACAAAGCCGTGCTCGGGCTACTACCTCTTCCGGTAGGGGACGGGGTTCTCGTGTTAGTGATCAG GATGGACTCGTTAAAGAACAGCTCGGGCATGACGGTCACCCCTCAAGAGAG GATGAAGGAACTTCACTACGCGCAAAGGTTTCAGCAATGGTGGAAGAACTGAAAAAATCACGCGAAGAGGTCTCTGATTCCCGGAATAAATGTGAACGACTCGAAAAG GAGCTTAATAATATCAGAGATTATGAACAACAGATGAAACCAAAG AGAATGAAAGtaatatatgaattattgaTGTCTGTATCAAAAGCTGAAAGACAAGAGGCAAGGATGAGAGTACGCCAGGATTCCCTCAGACTTGGCAACATTGGAGAGGTCAG AGCTGGCACGATCATATCTGAAGCGTGGGAGGGTGGACAAGCCATGAAAGATATCAATGCCCAACTT AGGAGTTTGATGGAAATGAAGGAGGGAATTGAAAGACACAGAAAATCTCTGAAGAAACGACCATTcg ACAAGGGTGAGGTAGCTGATGCAGATGGCAGGGTTCAGGAAGAAGATATTCTCATGCAGGATGAAATTTTCGAGTCTCGCCTAGCCAGCATCAAACGG GAGGAGGAAGCTGTACTGTGTGAAAGAGAGCGTCATGAATTCGAAAAGGGAAGATTAATATGTGAAATGAAACGTATAAGGGATGAGGATGGCTCTCGTTTCAACAATTTTCAGATATTGAATGTCCGTTATGCTCTGTTAAACCTCTTGGGCAAAGGAGGATTTAGTGAAGTTTATAAG GCTTTTGACTTGGTGGAATATAGATACGTTGCCTGTAAGCTACATGGTTTAAGTGCTCAGTGGAGTGAAGAGAAGAAGCAAAGCTATATACAGCATGCAATCAGGAAATATAATATTCTCAAAACTTTGGTCCACCGTCACATAGTTCGGCTTTGGGACATCTTTGAGATTGATCACAGCACATTCTGCACTGTCTTGGAGTATTGCAGTG GCAAGGATCTCGATGCTGTTCTTAAAGCAACACCTGTACTCCCAGAAAGAGAAGCTAGGATTATCGTAGTCCAGATCTTTCAGTGCCTTGTTTACCTGAATAAAAGATCAGTGAAGATTATTCATTACGATTTGAAACCTGGAAATGTTctatttgatgaatttggcATTGCTAAAGTCACAGATTTCGGTCTTAGCAAGATTGTGGAGGACAATGTTGGATCCCAAGGCGTGGAAATTACGTCCCATGGCGCTGGTACATATTG GTATCTGCCCCCAGAATGTTTTGAGCTAAACAGGATACCTCTCATTTCCTCGAAG GTTGATGTTTGGTCTCTGGGTGTCTTATTGTACCAAATGCTGTTTGGCAGAAGGCCTTTTGGGCACGACAAAAGTCAAGAGAGAATTCTTTGTGAAGATACAATTATCCAACCTCCTAAAGTTGAGTTCCCTTCAAGACCATCTGTATCTAATGAGGCAAAG GATTTTATTTGCCGTTGCCTAACATACAATCAAGCCGAGCGACCTGATGTTTTAGCTATTGCTCAGGATCCATACGTGATCTATACGAAGAAATGA
- the LOC125208895 gene encoding serine/threonine-protein kinase TOUSLED-like isoform X2, whose amino-acid sequence MWQNGGAYLILANTEKRQKIDEVCSLISVEQAQDSNFSGSTQLAAADAWHKNTEPIDNNKLGGDVSIRKQSRARATTSSGRGRGSRVSDQDGLVKEQLGHDGHPSREDEGTSLRAKVSAMVEELKKSREEVSDSRNKCERLEKELNNIRDYEQQMKPKRMKVIYELLMSVSKAERQEARMRVRQDSLRLGNIGEVRAGTIISEAWEGGQAMKDINAQLRSLMEMKEGIERHRKSLKKRPFDKGEVADADGRVQEEDILMQDEIFESRLASIKREEEAVLCERERHEFEKGRLICEMKRIRDEDGSRFNNFQILNVRYALLNLLGKGGFSEVYKAFDLVEYRYVACKLHGLSAQWSEEKKQSYIQHAIRKYNILKTLVHRHIVRLWDIFEIDHSTFCTVLEYCSGKDLDAVLKATPVLPEREARIIVVQIFQCLVYLNKRSVKIIHYDLKPGNVLFDEFGIAKVTDFGLSKIVEDNVGSQGVEITSHGAGTYWYLPPECFELNRIPLISSKVDVWSLGVLLYQMLFGRRPFGHDKSQERILCEDTIIQPPKVEFPSRPSVSNEAKDFICRCLTYNQAERPDVLAIAQDPYVIYTKK is encoded by the exons ATGTGGCAGAACGGAGGAGCCTATCTCATACTGGCAAATACTGAAAAGCGGCAGAAGATTGATGAAGTATGCAGCCTTATTTCTGTTGAACAAGCTCAG GACAGTAATTTTTCTGGAAGTACACAACTGGCAGCAGCTGATGCTTGGCACAAGAACACAGAACCAATTGACAACAACAAGCTAGGTGGTGATGTAAGTATAAGAAAACAAAGCCGTGCTCGGGCTACTACCTCTTCCGGTAGGGGACGGGGTTCTCGTGTTAGTGATCAG GATGGACTCGTTAAAGAACAGCTCGGGCATGACGGTCACCCCTCAAGAGAG GATGAAGGAACTTCACTACGCGCAAAGGTTTCAGCAATGGTGGAAGAACTGAAAAAATCACGCGAAGAGGTCTCTGATTCCCGGAATAAATGTGAACGACTCGAAAAG GAGCTTAATAATATCAGAGATTATGAACAACAGATGAAACCAAAG AGAATGAAAGtaatatatgaattattgaTGTCTGTATCAAAAGCTGAAAGACAAGAGGCAAGGATGAGAGTACGCCAGGATTCCCTCAGACTTGGCAACATTGGAGAGGTCAG AGCTGGCACGATCATATCTGAAGCGTGGGAGGGTGGACAAGCCATGAAAGATATCAATGCCCAACTT AGGAGTTTGATGGAAATGAAGGAGGGAATTGAAAGACACAGAAAATCTCTGAAGAAACGACCATTcg ACAAGGGTGAGGTAGCTGATGCAGATGGCAGGGTTCAGGAAGAAGATATTCTCATGCAGGATGAAATTTTCGAGTCTCGCCTAGCCAGCATCAAACGG GAGGAGGAAGCTGTACTGTGTGAAAGAGAGCGTCATGAATTCGAAAAGGGAAGATTAATATGTGAAATGAAACGTATAAGGGATGAGGATGGCTCTCGTTTCAACAATTTTCAGATATTGAATGTCCGTTATGCTCTGTTAAACCTCTTGGGCAAAGGAGGATTTAGTGAAGTTTATAAG GCTTTTGACTTGGTGGAATATAGATACGTTGCCTGTAAGCTACATGGTTTAAGTGCTCAGTGGAGTGAAGAGAAGAAGCAAAGCTATATACAGCATGCAATCAGGAAATATAATATTCTCAAAACTTTGGTCCACCGTCACATAGTTCGGCTTTGGGACATCTTTGAGATTGATCACAGCACATTCTGCACTGTCTTGGAGTATTGCAGTG GCAAGGATCTCGATGCTGTTCTTAAAGCAACACCTGTACTCCCAGAAAGAGAAGCTAGGATTATCGTAGTCCAGATCTTTCAGTGCCTTGTTTACCTGAATAAAAGATCAGTGAAGATTATTCATTACGATTTGAAACCTGGAAATGTTctatttgatgaatttggcATTGCTAAAGTCACAGATTTCGGTCTTAGCAAGATTGTGGAGGACAATGTTGGATCCCAAGGCGTGGAAATTACGTCCCATGGCGCTGGTACATATTG GTATCTGCCCCCAGAATGTTTTGAGCTAAACAGGATACCTCTCATTTCCTCGAAG GTTGATGTTTGGTCTCTGGGTGTCTTATTGTACCAAATGCTGTTTGGCAGAAGGCCTTTTGGGCACGACAAAAGTCAAGAGAGAATTCTTTGTGAAGATACAATTATCCAACCTCCTAAAGTTGAGTTCCCTTCAAGACCATCTGTATCTAATGAGGCAAAG GATTTTATTTGCCGTTGCCTAACATACAATCAAGCCGAGCGACCTGATGTTTTAGCTATTGCTCAGGATCCATACGTGATCTATACGAAGAAATGA
- the LOC125215392 gene encoding U-box domain-containing protein 9-like has product MANDETTAADDLMSMLVELLQRLEAEAEGSVNMEDMETARQLMHSFMELKLKKAANNSDQDMVVPVEFICPATKKLMVDPVTNSSSGTYDRASLKEQVNFIPNRLLRNMIENWCKEHSIHLPESSNYNEEEEEEDDDLLHMLEKISSTSDQKDYAKKLRQSIEVKPSIRAKFAESDDAVEKLVNVLSQIDPQHYGLKEDIIAMITSLCFHDDGIKSRVVATTSPSAIQLLISALSGPRMPYASVRVRAGAAAALSSICTNDLFKEQIGQLEPFEPLVRLVNEGVDFAVEEAVIAIHKLCSVESNKVKAITDGVVEMCVTSFLGAEMFKHKTIGNEPIDLLLLLSTNELAVDRMVVDAVLYLLPLLYNHQNPLIKKNIELILNRICLRYPDSHNLKENLATWQQEIEEKVKNDMQNSTGGQLQGHDEWVNETTEDVIERLSRASAARRHD; this is encoded by the exons ATGGCGAATGACGAAACTACGGCGGCGGACGACTTGATGTCAATGCTGGTGGAGCTATTGCAGCGGCTTGAGGCTGAGGCGGAGGGCTCCGTCAATATGGAGGATATGGAAACTGCTCGTCAACTGATGCATTCgtttatggaattaaaactGAAGAAGGCTGCTAATAATTCGGATCAAGATATGGTGGTGCCGGTGGAATTTATATGCCCCGCTACTAAGAAACTCATGGTGGACCCGGTCACTAATTCTTCTTCTGGG ACATATGATCGTGCCAGCCTCAAGGAGCAGGTCAATTTCATACCAAACCGCCTACTTCGCAACATGATAGAGAACTGGTGCAAGGAGCATTCAATCCATCTACCAGAAAGTAGTAATTacaatgaagaagaagaagaagaagatgatgatttGCTACATATGCTGGAGAAGATCTCATCCACATCTGATCAGAAAGATTATGCGAAGAAGCTGCGCCAATCGATAGAAGTAAAGCCTTCAATCCGGGCAAAGTTTGCAGAATCGGATGATGCCGTAGAAAAACTTGTGAATGTTCTCTCTCAAATCGATCCCCAGCATTATGGCTTGAAAGAGGACATCATTGCGATGATCACGAGCCTCTGCTTCCACGACGACGGCATCAAGAGCCGTGTTGTGGCAACAACATCGCCTTCTGCCATTCAGCTTCTTATTAGTGCTTTGTCGGGTCCGCGTATGCCTTATGCGAGTGTGCGGGTTAGGGCCGGAGCTGCTGCAGCCCTTTCGTCTATATGCACCAATGATCTTTTCAAGGAACAGATCGGGCAATTGGAGCCCTTTGAACCACTCGTGAGGTTAGTGAATGAAGGTGTAGATTTCGCAGTGGAAGAGGCTGTCATTGCAATTCACAAGCTATGTAGCGTCGAAAGCAATAAGGTGAAGGCTATTACGGATGGAGTAGTCGAAATGTGTGTTACTAGTTTTCTCGGAGCTGAAATGTTCAAGCATAAAACGATCGGTAATGAACCGATTGACCTTCTCTTATTGCTTTCTACCAATGAGCTTGCAGTTGATAGGATGGTGGTGGATGCGGTCCTGTACTTGCTTCCTCTGCTATACAATCATCAGAACCCGCTGATCAAAAAGAACATTGAGCTTATCTTGAACAGAATCTGCCTCCGTTATCCGGACAGCCATAATTTGAAGGAAAACTTGGCAACTTGGCAACAGGAAATTGAGGAGAAGGTGAAGAATGATATGCAAAATAGTACAG GTGGGCAACTGCAAGGGCATGACGAGTGGGTTAATGAGACGACCGAAGATGTCATCGAAAGATTGAGTCGAGCCTCAGCAGCAAGACGCCATGATTAG
- the LOC125209044 gene encoding protein YABBY 2-like isoform X1 gives MLNVVTVRCGHCANLLSVNMGGLLQSVYIQDFQMQKQQSMGEAAVKESVNGSSSTYNRYGPLQTQHEVQPKMPPIRPPEKRQRVPSAYNRFIKEEIQRIKASNPEITHREAFSAAAKNWHLPQIHFGLNKTS, from the exons ATGTTGAATGTGGTGACTGTTAGATGTGGGCACTGTGCTAATTTGCTGTCTGTTAATATGGGAGGATTGCTCCAGTCTGTTTATATCCAAGATTTTCAG ATGCAGAAACAACAATCAATGGGAGAGGCTGCtgtaaaagaaagtgtgaATGGCTCATCTTCAACATATAATAGATATGGTCCATTGCAGACTCAACATGAAGTACAACCTAAGATGCCTCCGATACGCC CACCGGAGAAAAGACAACGTGTTCCATCAGCATACAACCGTTTTATAAA AGAGGAGATTCAGAGGATAAAGGCTAGCAATCCTGAAATTACTCATCGTGAAGCTTTTAGCGCAGCTGCAAAAAAT TGGCATCTTCCTCAGATTCATTTTGGACTCAACAAAACAAGCTAA
- the LOC125209044 gene encoding protein YABBY 2-like isoform X2 yields MLNVVTVRCGHCANLLSVNMGGLLQSVYIQDFQKQQSMGEAAVKESVNGSSSTYNRYGPLQTQHEVQPKMPPIRPPEKRQRVPSAYNRFIKEEIQRIKASNPEITHREAFSAAAKNWHLPQIHFGLNKTS; encoded by the exons ATGTTGAATGTGGTGACTGTTAGATGTGGGCACTGTGCTAATTTGCTGTCTGTTAATATGGGAGGATTGCTCCAGTCTGTTTATATCCAAGATTTTCAG AAACAACAATCAATGGGAGAGGCTGCtgtaaaagaaagtgtgaATGGCTCATCTTCAACATATAATAGATATGGTCCATTGCAGACTCAACATGAAGTACAACCTAAGATGCCTCCGATACGCC CACCGGAGAAAAGACAACGTGTTCCATCAGCATACAACCGTTTTATAAA AGAGGAGATTCAGAGGATAAAGGCTAGCAATCCTGAAATTACTCATCGTGAAGCTTTTAGCGCAGCTGCAAAAAAT TGGCATCTTCCTCAGATTCATTTTGGACTCAACAAAACAAGCTAA